In Silene latifolia isolate original U9 population chromosome 3, ASM4854445v1, whole genome shotgun sequence, a single window of DNA contains:
- the LOC141648134 gene encoding uncharacterized protein LOC141648134: MFGGRISLVRYSKRFINLRHSRSFCNSNKTPQNIPTNSTNGGGGVNSSKFSDKRDLDRLDAYRDLDDLNFTKAAKILFSSSSPKKKKFGFDFHLVQLFFALMPSLAVYLVAKYSRYQMRKMEAELELKKKAEEEKKAKEMEATAADEKEPETNSELLKVKERLEALEATIKEIAVETKKQGQTRVDPNSRSEDKLVSDKNQASNQPPAQPLKQEDIEKKGSHEDKK; this comes from the exons ATGTTTGGCGGGAGAATTAGTTTAGTTCGTTATTCCAAACGTTTCATCAATCTCCGCCATAGTAGAAGCTTCTGCAATTCCAACAAAACCCCCCAAAATATTCCCACTAACAGCACTAATGGCGGCGGCGGCGTTAACAGCAGCAAATTCAGTGATAAAAGAGACCTTGATCGGCTTGATGCATACCGTGACTTGGATGACCTTAATTTCACGAAAGCGGCCAAGAttctcttctcttcttcttctcctaaGAAGAAGAAATTTGG GTTTGATTTCCATTTGGTGCAGCTTTTCTTTGCTCTCATGCCATCATTAG CTGTGTATCTGGTGGCTAAATATTCTCGCTACCAAATGAGAAAGATGGAGGCG GAACTGGAGCTAAAAAAGAAAgcagaggaagaaaagaaggcaAAAGAAATGGAAGCAACTGCTGCAGATGAGAAGGAACCTGAGACCAATTCTGAGTTATTGAAGGTGAAGGAGAGACTAGAAGCACTTGAAGCGACTATCAAAGAGATTGCAGTAGAAACTAAGAAACAAGGTCAAACAAGAGTCGATCCTAATAGTAGGTCAGAAGATAAACTCGTGTCTGACAAAAACCAAGCATCTAACCAGCCCCCAGCACAACCATTGAAGCAAGAAGATATTGAAAAGAAAGGGTCCCATGAAGATAAGAAGTAA